In a single window of the Desulfovibrio mangrovi genome:
- a CDS encoding EutP/PduV family microcompartment system protein, translating into MKKTMLIGETGAGKSSLISALSGEHFVSRRPMALEFCGPFINTPGEFLENRRFYHALITTSADCEILLMVQDATRRTSVFPPQFAPIFNRTVIGVITNTDAPDANPDRAERFLHTAGAREMFRVSTATGEGLAPLWKRLG; encoded by the coding sequence ATGAAGAAGACCATGCTCATCGGCGAGACCGGCGCGGGCAAAAGCTCGCTCATCAGCGCGCTTTCCGGTGAGCATTTTGTTTCCCGCAGACCCATGGCGCTGGAGTTCTGCGGCCCCTTCATCAACACTCCCGGCGAGTTCCTCGAAAACCGCCGATTCTACCACGCCCTCATCACCACCTCCGCCGACTGCGAAATCCTGCTCATGGTGCAGGATGCCACCCGCAGAACCAGCGTATTCCCCCCGCAGTTTGCCCCCATTTTCAACCGAACCGTCATTGGTGTCATTACCAATACCGACGCCCCCGACGCCAATCCCGACCGTGCCGAACGCTTCCTGCACACCGCAGGAGCCCGTGAGATGTTCCGCGTGAGCACCGCCACCGGCGAAGGCCTTGCCCCTCTCTGGAAACGGTTGGGGTAA
- a CDS encoding Crp/Fnr family transcriptional regulator — protein sequence MKFSGVNLLDELEKEELAGLRAVFHERSFPKSQVIYAADDEEDAVFIIARGRVRVYLAYEDKEFTLGILSRGDIYSTHAGCYIQAMDDTVLLTTDVQSVKRVMIEVPLFNRTMVRVLGNILNNAFSIIGGLAFKDIYKRLISYILQEAEEHGVPEADGVELTLNLTIEQLAQLMGATRQTVSTLLNDMVRAELMQKRGRGRYLIPDLAALERAAGA from the coding sequence ATGAAGTTTTCCGGCGTCAACCTATTGGATGAACTGGAAAAAGAAGAGCTTGCGGGGCTTCGGGCCGTGTTTCATGAACGGTCCTTTCCCAAGTCGCAGGTCATCTATGCGGCGGACGACGAAGAGGATGCGGTCTTCATCATCGCACGCGGCAGGGTTCGGGTTTACCTTGCGTATGAAGACAAGGAGTTCACGCTCGGCATTCTGTCTCGCGGCGACATCTATTCCACCCACGCGGGCTGCTACATTCAGGCCATGGACGATACCGTGCTGCTGACAACGGACGTGCAGTCCGTGAAGCGGGTCATGATTGAGGTGCCTCTCTTCAACCGTACCATGGTCAGGGTGCTCGGCAACATTCTGAATAATGCCTTTTCCATCATCGGCGGCCTTGCCTTCAAGGATATCTACAAGCGTCTCATCAGCTATATTCTGCAGGAAGCGGAGGAGCACGGTGTGCCTGAGGCCGACGGCGTGGAACTGACGCTGAATCTGACTATCGAGCAGCTTGCTCAGCTCATGGGAGCGACCCGCCAGACCGTTTCCACCCTGCTGAACGACATGGTGCGTGCCGAGCTGATGCAGAAGCGCGGCAGGGGGCGTTATCTCATTCCCGATCTGGCCGCGCTGGAGCGAGCGGCAGGTGCCTGA
- the cooS gene encoding anaerobic carbon-monoxide dehydrogenase catalytic subunit: MAKEPRPVDDLTIWDDAKAMILKGRAEGIETVHERLAQQTPHCKFCELGTTCRNCTMGPCRISEKMPRGVCGADADVVVARNFGRFVAGGAAGHSDHGRDLIEVLEAIVEGETSDYRITDEAKLRAIAAEVGVATEAHGIMDIARDLLEVFFGDFGSRKKEVAFLSRVPQKRKDIWKKLGMTPRGVDREIAEMMHRTHMGCDNDAPNTLIHAARTALADGWAGSMIGTELSDVIFGTPTPKMSTANLGVIKQDQVNILVHGHNPVVSEMILAAARDPELVAKAKALGASGINVAGLCCTGNELLMRQGIPMAGNHLMTELAIITGAVEAVVVDYQCIMPSLVQISGCYHTKFIDTAQKARFTGGIHFDIHPHNALEQAKKIVEIAVNGFAERDASRVDIPCQPVDIMTGFSNEAVIKALGGSLDPLVQAIAGGDIRGAVAIVGCNNPKFKQDSMNVGLAKELIKRDILVIATGCVTTAAGKAGLLVPKGIEMAGPGLKKVCGALGIPPVLHYGSCVDNSRIMQLCAALANTLGVDISDLPVGASSPEWYSEKAAAIGLYAVASGIYTHLGHPPHILGSKTVTDLAVSGLEGLVGATFFIEPDPVKAAEMFDVRIKAKRKALGLSE, translated from the coding sequence ATGGCGAAGGAACCGAGACCGGTGGACGATCTGACCATATGGGATGACGCCAAGGCGATGATCCTGAAGGGCAGAGCAGAGGGTATTGAAACCGTGCATGAGCGGCTTGCCCAGCAGACCCCGCATTGCAAATTCTGCGAACTGGGCACAACCTGCCGTAACTGTACCATGGGTCCGTGCCGCATCAGCGAAAAGATGCCGCGAGGCGTGTGCGGCGCAGACGCAGACGTGGTGGTGGCCCGTAACTTCGGCCGGTTTGTTGCCGGCGGCGCTGCAGGGCATTCCGACCACGGGCGTGACCTCATTGAGGTGCTGGAAGCCATTGTGGAAGGCGAAACCAGTGACTACCGCATTACGGACGAAGCCAAGCTGCGCGCCATTGCCGCCGAAGTGGGCGTGGCAACGGAAGCACATGGCATCATGGATATTGCGCGGGATCTGCTGGAAGTGTTTTTCGGTGACTTCGGCAGCCGCAAGAAGGAGGTTGCCTTCCTTTCCCGCGTGCCGCAGAAGCGCAAGGATATCTGGAAGAAGCTGGGCATGACCCCCCGCGGTGTGGACCGCGAGATTGCGGAAATGATGCACCGCACGCACATGGGCTGCGACAACGATGCGCCCAACACCCTCATCCATGCGGCCCGTACAGCCCTTGCCGACGGCTGGGCCGGTTCCATGATCGGCACCGAATTGTCCGACGTCATCTTCGGCACGCCCACGCCCAAGATGTCCACCGCCAACCTTGGCGTCATCAAGCAGGATCAGGTCAATATTCTGGTGCACGGGCATAATCCGGTGGTTTCGGAAATGATTCTGGCCGCCGCCCGCGATCCCGAACTGGTCGCCAAGGCCAAGGCGCTCGGCGCAAGCGGCATCAATGTGGCCGGTCTGTGCTGCACCGGCAACGAGCTGCTCATGCGGCAGGGCATTCCCATGGCGGGCAACCACCTCATGACGGAACTGGCCATCATCACCGGTGCGGTGGAGGCCGTAGTGGTGGACTATCAGTGCATCATGCCGAGCCTCGTGCAGATTTCCGGCTGCTACCACACCAAGTTCATCGATACCGCCCAGAAGGCCCGTTTCACCGGCGGCATCCACTTCGACATTCACCCGCACAATGCACTGGAACAGGCGAAGAAGATCGTGGAAATCGCGGTGAACGGCTTTGCAGAGCGCGACGCCTCTCGTGTGGACATTCCCTGCCAGCCTGTGGATATTATGACCGGCTTCTCCAACGAGGCCGTTATCAAGGCGCTGGGCGGCTCGCTCGATCCGCTGGTGCAGGCCATCGCCGGTGGCGACATCCGCGGCGCGGTCGCCATTGTGGGCTGCAACAACCCCAAGTTCAAACAGGACTCCATGAACGTGGGCCTCGCCAAGGAACTCATCAAACGCGACATTCTGGTCATTGCCACGGGCTGTGTCACCACGGCGGCAGGCAAGGCCGGACTGCTGGTGCCCAAGGGCATAGAGATGGCCGGTCCCGGCCTGAAGAAGGTCTGCGGCGCGTTGGGCATTCCACCCGTGCTGCATTACGGCTCCTGCGTGGACAACTCGCGCATCATGCAGCTGTGCGCGGCGCTGGCGAATACCTTGGGCGTGGACATCTCCGACCTGCCTGTGGGCGCATCCTCGCCGGAATGGTATTCGGAGAAGGCCGCCGCCATCGGGCTGTATGCCGTTGCCAGCGGCATCTACACGCATCTCGGCCATCCGCCGCACATCCTCGGCTCCAAGACCGTGACGGACCTTGCCGTTTCCGGCCTTGAAGGGCTTGTGGGCGCAACCTTCTTCATCGAACCCGATCCGGTGAAGGCTGCGGAGATGTTTGATGTGCGCATCAAGGCCAAGCGCAAGGCGCTGGGGCTGAGCGAATAG
- a CDS encoding ArsA-related P-loop ATPase codes for MKIAFAGKGGVGKTSLAAWTADWLARSGRNVWMVDADTALSLGQASGVSADALPEPLIRRADLVRERIHADGFLKLNPEVGDLPESLAVDVPLGGPVPDGVTAGRKRLLVMGAVTNAGGGCACDANALLKAVLANLIVDRDDWVIVDLEAGVEHLGRGTVAHVDGLIVVSEPSMRSLQTGAEVGRMASDLGLHRQVLALNRFRGGQVPELAGLPTSCVTIPQLDGLLDRQMQNASVLGLPESEAIDALVQDCLGKLAE; via the coding sequence ATGAAGATTGCTTTTGCAGGAAAGGGCGGGGTGGGCAAGACCTCGCTGGCGGCATGGACGGCTGACTGGCTGGCGCGGTCGGGCCGTAACGTCTGGATGGTGGATGCGGATACGGCCCTGTCGCTTGGGCAGGCTTCCGGCGTTTCAGCGGATGCCCTGCCGGAACCGCTCATCAGACGGGCTGATCTGGTGCGCGAACGCATCCATGCGGACGGTTTTCTCAAGCTGAATCCCGAGGTGGGCGACCTGCCGGAATCGCTGGCCGTGGACGTGCCGCTTGGTGGCCCTGTGCCTGATGGCGTGACTGCCGGACGTAAGCGGCTGTTGGTGATGGGAGCCGTGACCAACGCAGGCGGCGGCTGTGCCTGTGATGCCAACGCCCTGCTCAAGGCGGTGCTGGCGAATCTGATTGTGGATCGTGACGACTGGGTCATTGTCGATCTTGAAGCAGGAGTGGAGCATCTGGGACGCGGTACGGTGGCCCATGTGGACGGGCTGATCGTGGTCAGCGAACCTTCCATGCGCAGCCTGCAGACCGGTGCCGAAGTGGGCCGCATGGCTTCCGATTTGGGGTTGCATCGTCAGGTGCTGGCACTGAACCGCTTTCGCGGCGGGCAGGTGCCGGAGCTTGCGGGCCTGCCGACATCCTGCGTGACCATTCCCCAGCTGGACGGCCTGCTGGACAGACAGATGCAGAACGCCTCCGTTCTCGGCCTGCCGGAGTCCGAGGCCATTGACGCGCTGGTGCAGGATTGCCTCGGAAAACTGGCAGAATAA
- the hypD gene encoding trans-4-hydroxy-L-proline dehydratase, protein MNQRIWNLRKESFEAKPAISIERALLETEFYKAEYGRHPLPVLRALFFKFLCERKTIHIGPDELIVGERGPAPKVVPTFPELTCHSADDLRILNSREMANYTVAEEDIATYEREVIPYWQGRSMRDRVFAHVPQEWRDAYESGLFTEFMEQRAPGHTALDGMIYENGLNDLKARIADRIARLDYLNDPHASARADQLKAMDIACDAVILFAHRHAELAERMAEAETDTSRKAELLHIAAVCRHVPANAPRTFHEALQMYWFVHLGTITELNGWDAMSPGHLDQHLAPFYEAGLADGSLTRDAAKELLSCFWIKVNNHPAPPKVGVTAKESGTYNDFTQINLGGLKRNGTDGVSEVSYLILEVVDDLHLLQPQPSVHVSSQTPDRFLKAAAKVIRKGYGYPSVFNTDTVVMQQIRVGKSVEDAREGGTSGCIETGSFGKEAYILTGYLNVPKVLEVALNNGVDPLTGKRVGPETGDAREFRDFEELYAAFTRQLEYVVDLKVRVNNYIERMYAAHSPAPFLSVVIRDCIENGRDYYDGGPRYNTNYIQCCGIGTVTDSLSAIRTHVFEQKKVSMRILLEALAANFEGHEALRLRLWNKTPFFGNDDDRADNIMRRVYDSLFCTIDGKPNTKGSVYHLNMLSTTCHVYFGKMLGATPNGRYAHLPESDGTSPSHGADRHGPTAVVKSLSKMDQIKSGGTLLNQRFLPSVLAGDADLDKLVKLIRTYFAMNGHHIQFNVVDTETLRKAQETPDEYRNLLVRVAGYSDYFVDLDADHQEEIISRTEQELG, encoded by the coding sequence GTGAATCAGCGAATCTGGAATCTGCGCAAGGAAAGCTTCGAGGCAAAGCCCGCCATCTCCATAGAGCGGGCGCTGCTGGAGACCGAATTCTACAAGGCCGAATACGGCAGGCATCCGCTGCCGGTGCTGCGTGCCCTGTTCTTCAAATTTCTGTGCGAGCGCAAGACCATCCATATCGGCCCCGATGAGCTTATCGTGGGCGAGCGCGGCCCCGCACCCAAGGTTGTGCCCACCTTTCCCGAGCTGACCTGCCATTCCGCCGACGACCTGCGCATTCTGAACAGCCGCGAAATGGCCAATTACACGGTCGCCGAAGAAGACATCGCCACCTACGAACGTGAGGTCATTCCCTACTGGCAGGGTCGCTCCATGCGCGACCGCGTGTTTGCGCACGTACCGCAGGAATGGCGCGACGCCTATGAATCCGGCCTGTTCACCGAGTTCATGGAACAGCGCGCCCCCGGCCACACCGCGCTGGACGGCATGATCTACGAAAACGGCCTCAACGACCTGAAGGCCCGCATAGCCGACCGCATCGCCCGTCTGGACTACCTGAACGACCCGCACGCCTCGGCCCGCGCCGACCAGCTCAAGGCCATGGACATCGCCTGCGACGCCGTCATCCTCTTTGCCCACCGTCACGCAGAGCTTGCCGAGCGCATGGCGGAAGCGGAGACGGACACCAGCCGCAAGGCCGAACTGCTGCATATCGCCGCCGTCTGCCGCCACGTGCCTGCCAACGCGCCGCGCACCTTCCATGAAGCGCTACAGATGTACTGGTTCGTGCACCTTGGCACCATCACCGAACTGAACGGCTGGGACGCCATGAGTCCGGGGCACCTTGACCAGCACCTTGCCCCCTTCTACGAGGCAGGACTCGCCGACGGCAGCCTGACGCGCGATGCCGCCAAGGAGCTTCTCAGCTGTTTCTGGATCAAGGTGAACAACCATCCCGCACCGCCCAAGGTGGGCGTTACCGCCAAGGAAAGCGGCACCTACAACGATTTTACCCAGATCAACCTCGGCGGGCTCAAACGCAACGGCACCGACGGCGTGAGCGAGGTTTCCTATCTCATACTCGAGGTGGTGGACGACCTGCACCTGCTGCAGCCCCAGCCCAGCGTACACGTCAGCAGCCAGACGCCGGACCGCTTCCTCAAGGCTGCGGCCAAGGTCATCCGCAAAGGCTACGGCTACCCCAGCGTGTTCAACACAGACACAGTTGTCATGCAGCAGATCCGCGTGGGCAAGAGCGTGGAAGACGCCCGCGAAGGCGGCACAAGCGGCTGCATAGAAACCGGCTCGTTCGGCAAGGAAGCCTACATTCTCACAGGCTACCTGAACGTGCCCAAGGTGCTGGAAGTGGCCCTGAACAACGGCGTGGACCCGCTCACGGGCAAGCGCGTGGGGCCGGAAACCGGCGATGCCCGCGAGTTCCGCGACTTCGAGGAACTCTACGCCGCCTTCACCCGCCAGCTTGAATACGTGGTGGACCTGAAGGTCCGCGTGAACAACTACATTGAGCGCATGTATGCCGCCCATTCGCCCGCGCCCTTCCTCTCCGTGGTCATCCGCGACTGCATAGAAAACGGCCGCGACTACTACGACGGCGGCCCGCGCTACAACACCAACTACATCCAGTGCTGCGGCATCGGCACCGTCACGGACAGTCTTTCCGCCATCAGAACGCACGTGTTCGAGCAGAAGAAGGTGAGCATGCGCATCCTGCTGGAAGCCCTTGCCGCCAACTTCGAGGGGCACGAGGCCCTGCGCCTGCGCCTGTGGAACAAGACGCCCTTCTTCGGCAACGACGACGACCGCGCAGACAACATCATGCGCCGCGTATACGATTCACTCTTTTGCACAATAGACGGCAAGCCGAACACCAAGGGCAGCGTGTACCACCTGAACATGCTCTCCACCACCTGCCACGTCTATTTCGGCAAGATGCTGGGGGCAACGCCCAACGGACGTTACGCCCACCTGCCCGAATCCGACGGCACCTCGCCCTCGCACGGCGCAGACCGCCACGGCCCCACCGCCGTGGTGAAGTCCCTGAGCAAAATGGATCAGATCAAGTCCGGCGGCACGCTGCTGAACCAGCGGTTTCTGCCCAGCGTGCTCGCGGGGGATGCGGATCTCGACAAGCTGGTCAAACTCATCCGCACCTACTTTGCCATGAACGGCCACCACATCCAGTTCAACGTGGTGGATACCGAAACCCTGCGCAAGGCCCAGGAAACACCGGATGAATACCGCAACCTGCTCGTCCGCGTGGCTGGCTACAGCGACTACTTTGTCGATCTGGACGCCGATCATCAGGAAGAGATCATCAGCCGCACGGAGCAGGAACTGGGATAG
- a CDS encoding glycyl-radical enzyme activating protein, with the protein MLGICPAKTEGTIFAIKRYAIHDGPDLRTTVFFKGCPLSCWWCHNPEGLRHDIGMVTVAEKCVGCGECIDVCPQKALKISSSGPRRKLDLCKACGLCAETCPALAHEATGYTVQADAVLQTIEKDSAFYNGSQGGVTFSGGEPLSQPGFLLEMLRLCGKRGLHRVVDTSGFAENSLLLHVAKETDLFLFDLKHMDSALHEQYTGVPNERILENLRSLARQGHAVQVRMPLIPGINDDEKNLRATGEFVSGLPGIRHIDVLPYHGIAKAKYTKLGMEYKGADIPKSAPEDVQRAVRTLEGYGLKVRIGG; encoded by the coding sequence ATGCTCGGCATCTGCCCCGCCAAGACAGAAGGAACCATTTTCGCCATCAAACGCTACGCCATCCATGACGGGCCGGACCTCCGCACCACGGTGTTTTTCAAGGGCTGCCCGCTCTCGTGCTGGTGGTGCCACAATCCGGAAGGGCTGCGGCACGACATAGGCATGGTCACCGTGGCGGAAAAGTGCGTGGGCTGCGGCGAATGCATAGACGTCTGTCCGCAAAAGGCATTGAAGATTTCTTCATCGGGGCCGCGCAGAAAGCTCGATCTGTGCAAGGCATGCGGCCTGTGCGCGGAAACCTGCCCCGCACTGGCGCACGAGGCCACAGGCTATACGGTTCAGGCGGATGCGGTGCTGCAGACCATTGAAAAGGACAGCGCCTTTTACAACGGCTCACAGGGGGGCGTGACCTTTTCCGGCGGCGAACCGCTCTCGCAACCCGGTTTTCTGCTGGAGATGCTGCGCCTGTGCGGCAAGCGCGGCCTGCACCGCGTGGTAGACACCAGCGGCTTTGCGGAAAACTCCCTGCTGCTCCACGTGGCGAAGGAAACCGACCTGTTCCTCTTCGACCTCAAGCACATGGACAGCGCCCTTCACGAGCAATACACCGGCGTGCCCAACGAACGCATTCTGGAAAACCTGCGCTCACTGGCGCGGCAGGGTCACGCCGTGCAGGTACGCATGCCGCTCATTCCGGGCATCAACGATGATGAGAAGAACCTGAGAGCCACGGGCGAATTCGTTTCCGGTCTGCCCGGCATCAGGCATATCGACGTGCTGCCCTACCACGGCATTGCCAAGGCAAAGTACACCAAGCTGGGCATGGAGTACAAAGGCGCCGACATTCCCAAATCCGCACCCGAGGACGTGCAGCGCGCCGTGCGCACGCTCGAAGGATACGGACTCAAGGTCCGCATAGGAGGCTAG
- a CDS encoding DMT family protein, producing MVSVAFRTVGLLFLSNVFMTFAWYAHLKNLSGRAWYVAAIASWGIAFFEYMIQVPANRIGYGTFTLPQLKIMQEVIALAVFAPFSIWYMGQPLKLDYLWASLCLLGAVYFIFRS from the coding sequence ATGGTCTCCGTTGCATTCCGCACTGTTGGACTCCTGTTCCTTTCCAATGTATTCATGACCTTTGCATGGTACGCGCACTTGAAAAACCTGTCCGGCAGGGCATGGTATGTGGCGGCCATAGCGAGCTGGGGCATCGCCTTTTTCGAATACATGATCCAGGTTCCGGCCAACCGAATCGGCTACGGCACCTTCACGCTTCCCCAGCTCAAGATCATGCAGGAAGTCATTGCGCTTGCCGTGTTCGCCCCCTTTTCCATCTGGTACATGGGGCAGCCCCTCAAGCTGGACTACCTGTGGGCCAGCCTCTGCCTGCTGGGTGCGGTCTATTTCATCTTCCGCTCATGA
- a CDS encoding ATP-dependent helicase, with protein sequence MIDYKKELNPAQYEAAMTLDGPLLCIAGAGSGKTRTVVYRLANMVEQGIAAHDILLLTFTRKASQEMLHRAGELLGRGIGAVSGGTFHGFAYSVLRQHPPQGYEGGLSIMDSADATEALKYCKDTLGLGKGDKSFPKTATVMGMLSKARNKEREIGDILQREAFHLAAYRDDIVEIAGGYNNYKREHGLLDYDDLLFEMENLLRSRDDLLDYYRHRFKYIMVDEYQDTNLVQARLVQLLAGGHRNVMAVGDDAQSIYAFRGANVQNILEFPAMFPGTRIVKLEENYRSVQPVLDLTNAILAEAPVAFQKNLFTSRTGGSLPQLVKPLSDLTQANQVVNKIAELRRTYEPKDIAVLFRAGYQSYHIEMQLSKAGIPFRKYGGVKYSDAAHVKDVMSYVRLLINPLDLPAFQRLAANVKGVGPKTALKIYEASRLADPSALDRLLKKYPDFAKDLELIDSLRRQRLEPVEVLEEVLEVYKPRLMQLYPDDYPRREHGLEQLVQIAATYRELDLFVSDLSLEDPNPDAAAAENHITLSTVHSAKGLEWDAVLVIDLVEERFPSKQALQKADDLEEERRLMYVACTRAREYLGLFVPSSIYSRGGGGNEPAMPSPFVRDLPIYLYEEWKENYTGALMQREYHQQRTMRLGDSVPPAPDSPNAFQRTAPDAPAASRTSQRKLGYCTHKIFGRGKLVQHVPPDKYRVNFPGFGLKVIMEAYLQMED encoded by the coding sequence ATGATCGATTACAAGAAAGAACTGAATCCTGCCCAATACGAAGCGGCCATGACGCTGGACGGCCCCCTGCTCTGCATTGCGGGCGCGGGCTCCGGCAAGACGCGCACGGTAGTGTACCGGCTGGCCAACATGGTCGAACAGGGCATTGCCGCCCACGATATTCTGCTGCTCACCTTTACCCGCAAGGCCTCGCAGGAAATGCTGCACCGCGCGGGCGAGCTGCTCGGCCGCGGCATTGGTGCGGTATCCGGCGGCACCTTCCACGGTTTCGCCTATTCCGTGCTGCGCCAGCACCCCCCGCAGGGCTACGAAGGCGGCCTTTCCATCATGGATTCGGCAGACGCCACCGAGGCACTCAAGTACTGCAAGGATACGCTGGGGCTGGGCAAGGGCGACAAGTCGTTCCCCAAGACAGCCACGGTCATGGGCATGCTCTCCAAGGCGCGCAACAAGGAACGCGAGATCGGCGACATTCTGCAGCGCGAGGCCTTCCACCTTGCCGCCTACCGCGACGACATCGTGGAGATCGCTGGCGGCTACAACAACTACAAGCGCGAACACGGCCTGCTGGACTACGACGACCTGCTCTTCGAGATGGAAAACCTGCTGCGCAGCCGCGACGACCTGCTGGACTATTACCGCCACCGCTTCAAATACATCATGGTGGACGAGTATCAGGACACCAACCTCGTGCAGGCGCGACTGGTACAGCTGCTGGCGGGCGGACACCGCAACGTCATGGCCGTGGGCGACGACGCCCAGTCCATCTACGCCTTCCGCGGCGCCAACGTGCAGAATATTCTGGAATTTCCTGCCATGTTCCCCGGCACGCGCATCGTGAAGCTGGAAGAGAACTACCGCTCCGTACAGCCCGTGCTGGATCTGACCAACGCCATTCTGGCCGAAGCGCCCGTAGCCTTCCAAAAGAACCTGTTCACCAGCCGCACGGGCGGCTCGCTGCCGCAGCTCGTGAAGCCCCTGTCGGACCTCACGCAGGCCAATCAGGTGGTGAACAAGATCGCGGAACTGCGCCGGACCTACGAGCCCAAGGACATCGCCGTGCTCTTCCGCGCGGGCTACCAGTCCTACCATATTGAAATGCAGCTTTCCAAGGCGGGCATTCCCTTCAGAAAGTACGGCGGCGTGAAGTATTCCGACGCCGCACACGTGAAGGACGTGATGAGCTACGTGCGCCTGCTCATCAACCCGCTGGACCTGCCCGCATTCCAGCGCCTTGCCGCCAACGTGAAAGGCGTGGGCCCCAAGACGGCCCTGAAGATTTACGAGGCTTCGCGCCTTGCCGATCCTTCCGCGCTGGACAGGCTGCTGAAGAAGTATCCCGACTTTGCCAAGGACCTTGAGCTGATAGACAGCCTGCGCAGACAGCGCCTTGAGCCCGTGGAAGTGCTGGAAGAGGTGCTGGAGGTCTACAAACCCAGACTGATGCAGCTCTATCCCGACGACTACCCCCGCCGCGAACACGGCCTTGAGCAACTGGTGCAGATTGCGGCCACCTACCGCGAGCTGGACCTCTTCGTCTCCGACCTTTCGCTGGAAGACCCCAATCCGGATGCCGCAGCAGCCGAGAACCACATCACGCTCTCAACGGTGCATTCTGCCAAGGGGCTTGAGTGGGACGCCGTGCTGGTCATCGATCTGGTGGAAGAACGCTTCCCCTCCAAGCAAGCCCTGCAGAAAGCCGACGATCTGGAAGAGGAGCGCCGCCTCATGTACGTGGCCTGCACCCGCGCACGGGAATACCTCGGGCTCTTTGTGCCCTCTTCCATCTACAGCCGTGGAGGCGGTGGCAACGAGCCAGCCATGCCCAGCCCCTTTGTGCGCGACCTGCCTATCTACCTGTACGAGGAGTGGAAGGAGAACTACACCGGTGCCCTGATGCAGCGCGAATACCACCAGCAGCGCACCATGCGCCTTGGCGACAGCGTGCCCCCCGCCCCCGATTCTCCGAACGCATTCCAGCGCACCGCCCCGGACGCACCAGCCGCATCGCGCACCAGCCAGCGCAAGCTGGGCTACTGCACGCACAAGATATTCGGACGCGGCAAGCTGGTGCAGCACGTGCCGCCGGACAAATACCGGGTCAACTTCCCCGGCTTCGGCCTGAAGGTGATCATGGAAGCCTATCTGCAGATGGAGGACTAG
- the ablB gene encoding putative beta-lysine N-acetyltransferase, with the protein MQPDIVTKVGNNGNTCIQHGPLNDRVYLMKLDTADLPDIVDEMESLGRENGYSKLFAKVPAFAAKVFLDRGFAPEANAPGLYRGERSGVFLGKYLNPSRAEQCDAATIRNVLEIADAKTVIDPDEVDTASVVALDAEHAEELAALYDTVFDSYPFPVDDPAYLRDTMRSHVLFFGIFRRGRLVAASSAELDTDWGCAEMTDFATLPEYRKRGAALRLLTAMENAVREKGFVSAYTIARAVSPAMNSVFARAGYVFGGTLPNNTNISGGLESMNVWCKSLAE; encoded by the coding sequence ATGCAGCCTGATATTGTGACCAAAGTGGGAAACAACGGTAACACATGCATCCAGCACGGGCCGCTCAACGACCGCGTCTATCTCATGAAGCTGGATACGGCAGACCTGCCGGATATCGTGGACGAAATGGAAAGCCTCGGCAGGGAGAATGGATATTCCAAGCTCTTTGCCAAGGTTCCGGCCTTTGCGGCAAAGGTCTTTCTGGATCGCGGCTTCGCCCCCGAAGCCAACGCCCCGGGCTTGTACCGCGGCGAACGCTCCGGTGTCTTTCTTGGCAAATATCTCAATCCTTCCCGCGCAGAACAGTGTGATGCCGCAACAATACGCAACGTGCTGGAAATTGCGGATGCCAAAACGGTTATAGACCCCGACGAGGTGGATACCGCCTCTGTCGTTGCCCTTGATGCAGAGCACGCAGAGGAACTGGCCGCGCTCTATGACACGGTCTTCGACTCCTACCCCTTTCCGGTCGATGACCCTGCCTATCTTCGCGACACCATGCGCAGTCATGTGCTGTTCTTCGGAATCTTCCGCCGGGGACGGCTGGTGGCGGCCTCTTCCGCAGAGCTGGACACCGACTGGGGCTGCGCCGAAATGACGGACTTTGCCACACTGCCGGAATACCGCAAGCGCGGAGCTGCCCTTCGGCTGCTCACAGCCATGGAAAACGCGGTGAGGGAAAAGGGCTTTGTTTCGGCCTACACCATTGCGCGGGCCGTCAGTCCGGCCATGAACAGTGTCTTTGCCCGCGCGGGCTATGTCTTTGGCGGAACCTTGCCCAACAACACAAATATCTCCGGCGGGTTGGAAAGTATGAACGTCTGGTGCAAATCGCTGGCTGAATAG